A single Venturia canescens isolate UGA chromosome 1, ASM1945775v1, whole genome shotgun sequence DNA region contains:
- the LOC122418929 gene encoding dnaJ homolog subfamily C member 8 has protein sequence MQNYDDETTTPHMISPKRRKLGTHADSDGATVKLHVPAVTIKMAAANSSLSSEIPAKKEDEFNEFYTEVKEIEKRDSVLTPKQQIDRLLRPGSSYFNLNPFEVLQIDPATTIDEVKKKYRRMSILVHPDKNQDDAERAQQAFEIVNKAWKTLENEETRAKCMDVIEEAKARTDHMITEKKKKLKKEGKDSVGVNSLEEETEEGYTHAVWVMTMKLFADMERRRRELATRDAEQRKRKREEELSAEAQAAMEKEWQRNFEESRQSRVDSWKAFQSGSGNATKQKKPKKMKAFRPPKTKAESR, from the exons ATGCAAAACTATGATGACGAGACGACAACGCCTCATATGATAAGCCCGAAAAGAAGGAAACTTGGAACACATGCCGACAGCGATGGCGCCACCGTCAAGCTGCACGTTCCAGCCGTAACAATCAAGATGGCCGCCGCCAACTCGAGTTTATCTAGTGAAATTCCAGCCAAGAAAGAAGATGAATTTAACGAATTTTACACGGAA GTCAAAGAGATCGAAAAACGTGACTCAGTTCTCACTCCCAAACAACAAATAGACAGACTACTTCGACCTGGTTCCTCGTATTTCAATCTCAATCCTTTTGAAGTATTGCAAATTGATCCAGCTACTACTATAGATGAAGTCAAAAAGAAGTACCGGCGG atGTCCATTCTTGTTCATCCAGATAAAAATCAAGATGATGCTGAAAGAGCCCAGCAAGCTTTTGAAA TTGTCAACAAAGCATGGAAGACTTTGGAAAACGAGGAGACGAGAGCAAAATGTATGGATGTAATAGAAGAAGCCAAAGCTCGGACGGATCATATG ATCaccgaaaaaaagaagaaattaaaaaaagaaggaaaagacAGTGTTGGAGTCAATTCCCTAGAAGAAGAGACCGAAGAAGGTTACACGCATGCTGTGTGGGTCATGACAATGAAATTATTCGCAGATATGGAGCGTAGAAG ACGGGAATTAGCAACAAGAGATGCCGAACAACGTAAACGAAAACGCGAGGAGGAACTATCGGCAGAAGCGCAAGCGGCAATGGAGAAGGAGTGGCAGCGCAATTTCGAGGAATCGAGACAATCCAGGGTCGACAGTTGGAAAGCTTTTCAATCGGGTTCGGGCAATGCGACGAAACAGAAAaagccgaaaaaaatgaaggcgTTTAGGCCTCCTAAGACAAAGGCTGAATCGCGATAA